A part of Haliotis asinina isolate JCU_RB_2024 chromosome 10, JCU_Hal_asi_v2, whole genome shotgun sequence genomic DNA contains:
- the LOC137298695 gene encoding innexin unc-9-like yields the protein MSINYILGGFATFSKLRSSSDDDWVDRLNHLYTVIILTVFAVFVGYGQFLGNPIECFCPPDFSAARVAYVKSLCWVKNTYYIHVDDVIPSQEEQRKSTEIPYYQWVPIILLFMAFLFKLPSVFWRLFNGTTGLSLDKLVTMAVDTQLCPAEKSEETIRHIAQYINRWLQAHRDYHWNICVRIRHRMSRLCCCMCGKRDGVYLTRLYVFIKLLYIVVVLSQLYLLNAFLGEWYSLYGFEVISSLMAENSDLMLNSPRFPFETLCDIKVRQFTNVQPYTIHCTLPYNILNERIFAFLWFWYVCVATITIANFLFWIVRNNVRMKQFGYVKKYLKVMDELHGDEDRKLARKFAEQYLRSDGIFVLRVVGKNTNEIVLGDIIQNLWRLYKNNPMMEKPARRAERGDYMAA from the exons ATGTC cATCAACTACATTTTGGGTGGTTTTGCCACGTTTTCAAAGCTCCGGTCCAGCAGTGACGACGATTGGGTAGACCGACTAAATCACCTGTACACTGTCATCATCCTGACCGTATTTGCTGTGTTCGTTGGCTACGGTCAGTTCCTTGGCAACCCTATTGAATGCTTCTGTCCACCAGATTTTTCTGCAGCGAGGGTTGCCTATGTCAAGTCACTCTGCTGGGTTAAAAACACCTACTATATTCATGTGGACGACGTGATCCCTTCACAAGAGGAACAGCGGAAGTCGACCGAAATTCCATACTATCAATGGGTTCCGATAATCCTCCTCTTCATGGCATTCCTTTTCAAGCTTCCGTCTGTATTCTGGCGCTTGTTCAATGGCACAACTGGGTTGAGCCTTGATAAGCTGGTTACTATGGCTGTTGACACCCAACTGTGTCCAGCCGAGAAGTCGGAAGAAACGATTAGGCATATTGCACAATATATCAACCGATGGCTTCAGGCTCACAGAGATTATCACTGGAACATATGCGTACGCATACGTCACAGGATGTCCAGACTCTGTTGCTGCATGTGCGGCAAGCGGGATGGGGTGTATCTGACGCGACTGTATGTCTTCATTAAGCTTCTCTACATTGTGGTGGTTCTCAGTCAGCTCTACCTCTTGAATGCATTCCTTGGAGAATGGTACAGCTTGTATGGTTTCGAAGTCATCAGTTCGCTCATGGCGGAGAACAGCGATCTTATGCTGAATTCTCCCCGTTTCCCGTTCGAAACATTGTGCGACATCAAGGTCCGCCAGTTCACAAACGTCCAGCCCTACACAATCCACTGCACCCTGCCCTACAACATCCTAAACGAACGAATCTTTGCCTTCCTGTGGTTCTGGTACGTGTGCGTGGCAACCATCACCATTGCAAACTTCCTTTTCTGGATTGTCAGGAACAATGTGCGCATGAAGCAATTTGGTTACGTCAAGAAATATCTCAAGGTCATGGACGAGCTCCATGGAGACGAAGACCGGAAATTGGCACGGAAGTTTGCAGAGCAGTATCTCCGGAGTGACGGCATCTTCGTCCTGCGAGTGGTGGGCAAGAACACCAATGAGATAGTCCTCGGTGACATCATACAGAATCTATGGCGACTGTACAAGAACAACCCCATGATGGAAAAGCCAGCTCGTCGGGCGGAGAGAGGAGACTATATGGCGGCCTGA